A window of the Candidatus Brocadiaceae bacterium genome harbors these coding sequences:
- a CDS encoding GNAT family N-acetyltransferase — translation MLRQTVFLKDFVLRSELCEADTAAVGSLIRETGFFSVAEQAVAMELVRERLIRGAESGYEFWLLESPQDLLAYICYGLIPCTLASYDIYWIAVLPSMQGKGLGRYVMRQAEESIRKAGGRQIYIETSSREQYIGTRLFYLANGYQETSRLSNFYAPGDDRVTYAKIL, via the coding sequence ATGCTAAGGCAAACCGTATTTCTCAAAGATTTCGTATTGCGCAGCGAGCTCTGTGAAGCTGACACCGCCGCAGTCGGCTCCCTGATCAGGGAAACAGGATTTTTTTCCGTTGCTGAACAGGCAGTCGCAATGGAACTGGTTAGAGAGCGACTGATACGCGGCGCAGAGAGCGGTTATGAATTCTGGCTCCTGGAATCTCCGCAGGATCTGCTTGCGTATATCTGCTACGGGCTGATTCCCTGCACCTTGGCAAGCTATGATATTTACTGGATTGCGGTATTGCCTTCGATGCAGGGAAAAGGTCTGGGAAGATATGTCATGCGGCAGGCCGAAGAAAGCATCCGCAAGGCCGGAGGCAGGCAGATATACATCGAAACCTCATCGCGTGAACAATACATCGGCACGCGGCTTTTCTATCTGGCGAATGGTTATCAGGAGACCTCCCGTTTAAGCAATTTTTACGCGCCGGGCGATGACAGGGTCACTTACGCAAAGATTTTGTGA
- a CDS encoding 2,3-bisphosphoglycerate-dependent phosphoglycerate mutase: MSLLILLRHGESQWNLENRFTGWIDVDLSGNGIREAASAGEKLKNFQIDKAYTSVLKRAIHTLEIVLKLTGKEGIPIVRDKALNERHYGDLQGLNKAETAKKFGEEQVLLWRRSYDINPPGGESLKDTAARTVPFFKKYILEDLKTGKNVIVSAHGNSLRSIVMDLDALSKDEVLRLNIPTGVPIVYEFDSDLHIISKNTLS, translated from the coding sequence ATGTCATTATTAATTCTTTTACGTCATGGGGAATCACAATGGAATCTAGAAAACCGTTTTACCGGTTGGATAGATGTTGATCTTTCCGGGAACGGGATACGTGAAGCTGCTTCAGCTGGCGAGAAACTGAAAAATTTTCAAATAGATAAGGCGTACACCTCCGTTTTAAAACGGGCTATTCACACCCTGGAGATAGTTTTGAAGCTAACAGGAAAAGAGGGTATACCTATCGTTCGGGATAAGGCGCTGAATGAACGTCACTATGGCGATTTACAGGGTTTGAATAAGGCAGAAACGGCCAAAAAATTTGGAGAGGAACAGGTATTGCTTTGGAGAAGGAGTTATGATATAAATCCTCCTGGCGGAGAAAGTTTGAAAGATACGGCGGCCAGGACAGTGCCATTTTTTAAGAAGTATATTCTTGAAGACCTGAAAACGGGTAAAAACGTGATCGTTTCTGCCCATGGCAACAGCCTCAGATCAATTGTTATGGATCTGGATGCATTATCAAAGGACGAAGTGCTGCGTCTGAATATACCCACCGGCGTGCCCATTGTGTACGAATTTGATAGCGACCTGCATATAATATCGAAAAACACCCTTTCGTGA
- a CDS encoding ATP-grasp domain-containing protein codes for MRIGLTYDLRDDYLAEGYSEIETAEFDGEDTIDALANAIQALGHQPDRIGNIRHLVKRVAQGERWDMVFNIAEGLHGYGREAQVPALLEAYVIPYTFADPLVASLTLHKALCKRVVRSFGLPTPEFVLIETEKDIEKVALPFPVFAKPVAEGTGKGVTPASKITSQRQLKQVCRDLLTEYRQPALIETFLPGREFTVAIIGTGAEATVLGMMEIVLRADAEAEAYSYRNKKLYERLVQYRRVRQGELRESLEALSLSVWRCLKCRDAGRVDLRLDANGKPNFLEVNPLAGLHPEHSDLPIIATLEGVAYTEVIGRILESVCRRCHLPFHQATQPLSNPLVR; via the coding sequence ATGCGCATAGGACTGACCTATGATTTGCGCGATGATTATCTAGCAGAAGGCTATAGTGAGATTGAAACCGCAGAGTTTGACGGGGAGGACACCATTGATGCGCTGGCCAACGCAATTCAGGCTTTAGGCCATCAGCCTGATCGTATCGGCAATATCCGCCACCTGGTGAAACGGGTCGCGCAGGGTGAGCGTTGGGATATGGTTTTTAATATTGCCGAAGGCCTGCATGGCTATGGCCGCGAAGCACAGGTGCCTGCTTTGCTTGAAGCGTATGTTATTCCGTACACTTTTGCTGATCCTTTAGTGGCTTCATTAACATTGCATAAGGCCCTGTGTAAACGTGTGGTCCGAAGCTTTGGCTTGCCGACACCGGAATTTGTATTGATCGAAACGGAAAAGGATATCGAAAAGGTCGCTCTGCCGTTTCCTGTTTTTGCCAAACCGGTGGCTGAAGGCACGGGTAAGGGCGTAACGCCTGCTTCAAAAATTACCAGTCAGCGTCAGCTGAAACAGGTATGTCGTGACTTGCTGACGGAATATCGCCAACCGGCGCTGATAGAAACCTTTTTGCCGGGACGGGAATTTACGGTAGCGATTATCGGAACCGGAGCGGAGGCGACTGTTCTGGGCATGATGGAAATTGTTTTGCGTGCGGATGCGGAAGCCGAGGCGTACTCTTATCGGAATAAGAAACTCTATGAGCGACTGGTTCAATATCGGCGTGTAAGGCAGGGTGAACTGCGTGAATCCCTGGAAGCGCTGTCGCTTTCAGTCTGGCGTTGTCTGAAGTGCCGCGACGCCGGCCGTGTGGATCTGCGTCTGGACGCGAATGGCAAACCAAATTTTCTTGAAGTGAATCCGCTGGCAGGTTTGCATCCTGAACATTCGGATCTGCCGATTATCGCGACTTTGGAAGGCGTTGCCTATACGGAGGTGATTGGTCGGATTCTCGAATCCGTGTGCCGTCGCTGCCATCTGCCCTTTCATCAGGCGACGCAGCCCCTCAGTAACCCACTGGTAAGGTAG
- a CDS encoding cation-transporting P-type ATPase, with the protein MSNAKQINTADCIHWHAMDIEEVFSKIESIPEGLTQAEAEQRLLKYGANRLTPPKKRSFVSRFFAQINNVLIYVLLGSALMTALLSHWLDAGIILGVVVLNALIGFIQEGKAEKALDAIRGMLSHQASVVRNKKRVLLPADRVVPGDIVFLQSGDKVPADMRLFKVRDLRIDESALTGESVPVEKTVLPVEKDKTIGDRTCLAFSGAFVTYGQGQGVVVGSGDDTEIGRISSMLARVSPLTTRLLKQISGFGRQLTVAIVSIAVATFLFGMFVQSYSFVDLFLASVGLFVAAIPEGLPAIISITLAIGVQAMARRKAIIRRLPAVETLGSVTVICSDKTGTLTRNEMTVKMVVTANNAFDVSGVGYDPHGDFSLNNKEASLSEYPEITEMSRAALLCNDAVLNEVKGKWSMQGDPTEGALVVLAKKTGLDYAFENENLPRIDTIPFESERRFMATLHHDHAGHQFIYLKGAPERVLDLCAHQRCYGEEKIINISYWQDKIQEIASRGQRVIAVAFKTVEREKRQINFADVEGSMTLLGFFGIIDPPSEEAMQAIKQCQSAGIRVKMITGDHALTALAIGDQLGIGDGKRALIGKELESYTDEELSLKVKTVDVFARVSPEHKLRLVQALQRNGDVVAMTGDGVNDAPALKRADVGVAMGIKGTEVSKEASEMVLMDDNFSSIVSAIEEGRRVYDNIKKSITFILPTNVAEAGMIIVAILSGRMLPITPIQILWVNMITAVTLSLSLAFEQTERGTMNKPPRNPCEPILSLFLVWRIFFVSFIIVLGTFGFFLWDRLHSATIEESRTVAVNTLVMFEVFYLFNIRYLKRSVLSVKGLLGNRYILIAVAITVGVQLLFTYAPPMQRIFETASITGKNWMFIVIIASSVFLLVELEKIVIKKKNNRKE; encoded by the coding sequence ATGTCGAACGCAAAACAGATTAATACGGCAGATTGCATTCATTGGCATGCCATGGATATCGAAGAAGTATTTTCTAAAATTGAAAGCATACCCGAAGGATTGACTCAGGCAGAGGCGGAACAGCGTTTGTTGAAATATGGGGCAAACCGACTAACCCCTCCCAAAAAACGGAGTTTTGTTTCACGGTTTTTTGCGCAGATAAACAATGTGCTTATCTATGTTCTTCTTGGCTCAGCGCTCATGACGGCTCTGCTCAGTCACTGGCTTGATGCGGGGATTATCCTCGGTGTTGTTGTCCTAAATGCGTTGATCGGGTTTATACAGGAAGGCAAGGCCGAAAAGGCTCTGGATGCCATTCGGGGCATGCTTTCTCACCAGGCATCAGTCGTGAGAAATAAAAAACGCGTCCTGCTGCCAGCTGACCGTGTCGTGCCGGGAGACATTGTGTTTCTTCAGTCGGGAGATAAAGTGCCTGCCGATATGCGTTTATTTAAGGTCAGGGATTTGCGCATTGATGAATCTGCGCTTACCGGGGAGTCTGTCCCGGTGGAAAAGACCGTATTGCCTGTGGAGAAAGATAAGACCATAGGGGACAGAACATGTCTTGCTTTTTCCGGCGCCTTCGTAACCTATGGTCAGGGACAAGGCGTTGTTGTTGGCTCTGGCGATGATACGGAGATCGGCCGAATCAGTTCAATGCTTGCAAGGGTTTCTCCTCTAACTACCCGACTACTCAAGCAGATATCAGGATTTGGCCGTCAATTGACGGTGGCAATTGTTTCCATTGCTGTAGCGACGTTTCTTTTTGGTATGTTCGTGCAAAGTTATTCCTTTGTGGATCTGTTCCTTGCGAGTGTTGGCCTTTTTGTCGCGGCGATTCCTGAAGGACTGCCCGCAATCATTTCCATAACACTGGCAATTGGCGTCCAGGCGATGGCGCGGAGGAAGGCCATTATACGACGTCTTCCGGCAGTGGAAACCCTTGGTTCCGTTACGGTTATCTGTTCTGACAAGACAGGGACCCTGACGCGCAACGAGATGACGGTCAAGATGGTTGTTACTGCGAACAACGCCTTTGATGTGAGCGGGGTTGGATATGACCCGCATGGCGATTTTTCCCTGAACAACAAGGAGGCGTCTTTATCGGAGTATCCTGAGATCACAGAAATGTCACGCGCGGCCCTGCTCTGTAATGATGCAGTGTTAAACGAGGTCAAGGGAAAATGGAGCATGCAGGGTGATCCTACGGAAGGAGCTTTAGTTGTCCTTGCAAAAAAAACAGGCTTGGATTATGCATTCGAAAATGAAAATTTACCGCGTATCGACACCATTCCGTTTGAATCAGAGCGCCGCTTTATGGCAACGTTACATCACGATCATGCCGGTCACCAATTTATCTATTTGAAAGGAGCGCCTGAACGGGTGTTGGATCTCTGTGCACATCAGCGGTGTTACGGCGAAGAAAAAATTATAAACATTTCCTATTGGCAGGATAAAATTCAAGAGATTGCGAGCCGGGGGCAGCGGGTGATTGCCGTGGCGTTTAAAACCGTAGAAAGAGAAAAACGACAGATTAATTTTGCTGATGTGGAGGGGAGCATGACATTACTCGGATTTTTCGGCATAATTGATCCTCCCAGCGAAGAGGCAATGCAGGCGATAAAACAATGCCAGAGCGCTGGCATCAGGGTAAAAATGATTACCGGTGATCACGCGCTGACAGCGCTGGCCATAGGCGATCAGCTGGGCATTGGCGATGGCAAGAGGGCACTTATCGGAAAGGAATTAGAATCTTATACGGATGAGGAATTGAGCCTGAAGGTAAAAACAGTGGATGTGTTTGCGCGGGTGAGCCCTGAGCATAAATTGCGTCTCGTGCAGGCGCTGCAACGCAACGGTGACGTGGTGGCAATGACGGGTGACGGAGTAAATGATGCGCCCGCATTAAAACGGGCGGATGTTGGCGTTGCCATGGGCATTAAAGGCACCGAGGTATCAAAAGAGGCGTCTGAAATGGTATTGATGGATGATAATTTTTCGTCAATAGTAAGCGCCATTGAAGAAGGCAGAAGGGTCTATGATAATATAAAAAAATCTATTACCTTTATCCTGCCTACCAATGTCGCTGAAGCAGGAATGATTATTGTTGCCATTCTATCAGGACGCATGCTGCCAATCACCCCCATTCAAATCCTCTGGGTCAATATGATTACCGCCGTTACCCTTTCCCTTTCGCTGGCATTTGAGCAAACTGAGCGCGGAACAATGAATAAACCGCCACGGAATCCTTGCGAGCCGATTCTTTCTCTTTTCCTGGTATGGAGAATCTTCTTTGTCTCTTTCATTATCGTTCTGGGCACCTTTGGTTTTTTTTTATGGGATCGCCTGCATAGCGCCACCATTGAAGAGTCAAGAACCGTAGCGGTAAATACCCTTGTAATGTTTGAAGTATTTTATCTCTTCAATATCCGTTATTTGAAAAGGTCTGTTTTGAGTGTAAAAGGGTTACTCGGCAATCGGTATATCTTAATCGCCGTGGCAATAACGGTAGGCGTTCAACTATTATTTACGTATGCTCCGCCAATGCAACGCATTTTTGAAACTGCTTCCATAACGGGGAAAAACTGGATGTTTATCGTTATAATTGCGTCTTCAGTGTTTCTGCTTGTTGAATTGGAAAAAATAGTAATCAAAAAAAAGAATAACAGGAAAGAATAA
- a CDS encoding KamA family radical SAM protein has translation MWEKQFPAIRKDILWAFFKDTCMITETAQVVNEEEPPSSGLCAVAYRQDIHHVNRHTISPNLQRIKKPATRIPKLTVSRRSRAFKNTFYPRANLSDWNDWRWQNRNRISTLEELARVVTLTQEEIEAIRRHQGALPVGITPYYASLLDAGNPQQGLRKTVIPVSGESVHTPDEADDPLGEDHDSPVPGLVHRYPDRALLLVTGFCSVYCRYCTRARMVGAIGEKTIRKSDIKKALDYIEATPAIRDVLISGGDPLSLGEDKLDWILTQLRKMPHIEFVRIGSKQPVVQPQRVTPRLVRMLKKHHPLWMSLHFTHPDELTPEAAESCGRLADAGIPLGSQTVLLKGVNDTVETMLKLVQGLLKIRVRPYYLYQCDPISGSSHFRTTVEKGLEIIRGLRGHTTGYAVPTYVIDAPGGGGKIPLQPDYVKGYEREDLLLTNYEGRLYRYPGARVEENGAPACA, from the coding sequence TTGTGGGAAAAGCAATTTCCTGCTATCCGAAAAGATATTTTATGGGCATTTTTTAAGGACACCTGCATGATAACAGAAACAGCGCAAGTCGTTAATGAAGAAGAACCTCCGAGTAGTGGCTTATGTGCCGTTGCATACCGTCAGGATATTCATCATGTAAACAGACATACCATCTCCCCCAACCTTCAGCGTATTAAAAAACCTGCTACCAGGATTCCAAAATTAACGGTCAGTCGACGCAGCAGGGCATTTAAAAATACGTTTTATCCGCGGGCAAATCTGAGTGACTGGAATGATTGGCGCTGGCAAAACCGTAACCGTATCAGCACCCTGGAAGAGTTGGCGCGCGTTGTTACATTAACACAAGAAGAAATCGAGGCAATTCGCCGTCATCAGGGCGCATTGCCAGTGGGAATTACGCCTTACTATGCTAGTCTTCTGGATGCCGGCAATCCTCAGCAAGGTCTGCGCAAAACGGTAATTCCCGTATCGGGTGAATCTGTGCATACGCCGGACGAGGCTGATGATCCCCTGGGCGAAGATCATGACAGTCCGGTGCCCGGGCTGGTACACCGCTATCCTGACCGCGCACTGCTGCTGGTGACCGGTTTTTGTTCAGTGTACTGCCGTTATTGCACCCGTGCGCGCATGGTCGGAGCTATCGGCGAGAAAACCATCAGAAAATCCGATATAAAAAAAGCCTTGGATTATATTGAAGCTACGCCAGCTATCCGCGATGTGCTGATCTCGGGTGGCGATCCTTTAAGCCTTGGTGAAGATAAGCTGGATTGGATTTTAACGCAGTTGAGGAAGATGCCGCATATTGAATTTGTGCGTATCGGCAGCAAGCAGCCGGTAGTGCAGCCGCAGCGGGTAACACCGCGGCTTGTGCGGATGTTAAAGAAGCATCATCCTCTATGGATGAGTTTACATTTTACGCATCCGGATGAGCTGACACCGGAAGCGGCCGAATCCTGCGGACGTCTGGCAGATGCCGGTATTCCGCTTGGCAGCCAGACGGTTCTGCTCAAAGGCGTAAATGATACCGTCGAGACGATGCTCAAACTTGTGCAAGGCCTGCTAAAGATACGTGTACGGCCTTATTATCTATATCAGTGCGACCCTATTTCCGGATCGTCGCATTTTCGTACTACGGTTGAAAAAGGACTGGAAATCATCCGGGGCCTGCGCGGTCATACGACGGGTTATGCGGTGCCGACGTATGTGATCGATGCCCCAGGAGGCGGCGGTAAGATTCCTCTGCAACCCGATTATGTGAAGGGATATGAACGGGAGGATTTGCTGTTGACCAACTACGAGGGGCGGCTCTACCGGTATCCTGGTGCGCGCGTGGAAGAGAATGGAGCGCCTGCATGCGCATAG